From the Paenibacillus sp. FSL H8-0548 genome, one window contains:
- the gpr gene encoding GPR endopeptidase has translation MEKELDLQNYNVRTDLALEAKEMAEAPLGGVIPGIQSEITEDDGITITQLHVQNEQGSQAIGKMQGHYVTIEVPGLRNGDTGLQDRVATQFAKHFEAFLERLSISKTARVLIVGLGNWNVTPDALGPIVVENVMVTRHYFELMPDQVAPGYRPVSAVAPGVLGITGIESSEIVHGIVEKTKPELVIAIDALASKALERVNTTIQIADTGIHPGSGIGNKRKGLTEEILGVPVIAIGVPTVVYASTIVNNTLEMMSNHFKQQNANSDHILGLVNQMEENERLQLVKEVLSPIGHDLLVTPKEIDEFIEDIANIIASGLNASLHEAVDTSNVAAYTH, from the coding sequence GTGGAGAAAGAGCTTGATTTGCAGAACTATAATGTCCGAACCGATTTGGCACTTGAAGCAAAGGAAATGGCTGAGGCCCCTTTAGGAGGCGTAATTCCGGGCATTCAATCCGAAATAACGGAGGACGATGGCATCACCATAACACAGCTGCACGTTCAGAATGAGCAGGGTTCGCAAGCTATCGGTAAAATGCAGGGGCATTACGTTACGATTGAGGTGCCCGGGCTGCGAAATGGCGATACTGGCTTGCAGGATCGCGTGGCAACACAGTTCGCCAAACATTTTGAAGCTTTCTTGGAGCGTTTATCTATAAGTAAAACTGCGCGTGTCCTTATTGTTGGTTTAGGCAACTGGAATGTCACACCAGATGCGCTTGGTCCTATCGTCGTCGAGAATGTGATGGTGACGCGTCATTATTTCGAGCTGATGCCTGACCAGGTTGCGCCTGGCTATAGACCGGTAAGCGCGGTAGCGCCAGGCGTGCTTGGCATTACGGGGATTGAGTCCAGTGAAATCGTACACGGCATCGTCGAGAAAACTAAGCCAGAGCTGGTCATCGCCATCGATGCCCTTGCATCCAAAGCATTGGAACGCGTGAATACGACCATTCAAATAGCGGATACAGGCATTCATCCCGGTTCGGGAATTGGTAATAAACGGAAAGGTCTGACGGAAGAAATTTTAGGGGTCCCAGTAATTGCGATAGGTGTTCCGACCGTGGTATATGCTTCCACCATAGTAAACAACACGCTTGAAATGATGAGCAATCATTTTAAGCAGCAGAACGCTAATTCTGACCATATCCTTGGGTTAGTCAATCAAATGGAGGAGAACGAGCGCCTTCAGCTTGTTAAGGAAGTGTTGAGTCCAATTGGACATGATCTGCTCGTGACACCTAAAGAAATTGATGAGTTTATTGAGGATATCGCGAATATTATTGCAAGTGGTCTAAATGCCTCGCTTCATGAAGCAGTTGATACAAGCAATGTAGCTGCTTACACGCACTAA
- a CDS encoding sigma-70 family RNA polymerase sigma factor, with product MVEPELIRAAQSGDRDALITLLREIETHVYRTAYYILNNEQDALDAAQEALIRIYTKIGSYEEKAQFKTWIQRIVTNICIDKFRRNKPTVSIDEHDMVFHEKQNVEDEVMSAYAVKDIQEAIEKLPEHHRAVVVLRYLQDFSYNEIAESLDLPLNTVKSYLFRARQQLQTLLHDYQKGGVRG from the coding sequence GTGGTGGAGCCGGAGCTCATAAGAGCAGCTCAGTCGGGAGATCGCGACGCTTTAATTACTCTATTGCGCGAGATTGAAACACATGTTTATCGGACAGCCTATTATATATTAAATAACGAGCAAGATGCCCTTGATGCAGCACAGGAAGCGCTCATTCGCATCTATACGAAAATAGGCTCATACGAAGAGAAAGCACAGTTTAAAACTTGGATTCAACGTATTGTAACCAACATTTGTATTGATAAATTCCGGAGAAATAAACCAACGGTGTCGATAGATGAGCATGATATGGTATTCCATGAGAAGCAGAATGTGGAAGACGAGGTAATGTCTGCTTATGCTGTGAAAGACATTCAAGAGGCGATCGAGAAGCTGCCTGAGCATCATCGTGCGGTTGTTGTGCTCCGATATTTACAGGATTTTTCTTACAATGAAATTGCAGAATCGCTTGATTTACCACTTAATACGGTGAAATCCTATTTGTTCAGAGCTAGGCAACAGCTGCAGACGTTACTTCATGATTATCAGAAAGGTGGTGTCCGGGGATGA
- a CDS encoding stage II sporulation protein P produces the protein MKRKMMLLDIGRESKRVRQLLVTGRTFALLSFCSMVFFVLLGFAGMAHQQTTSSPVNSMKGFAAAVSGGFFGDMLEMEMPAFQSSQQEDPITAKQISTLLMRALTDINPSDPRSMLAGELPGMSVNDAFLIRKGVGTDTAVGPEDNAPISNDLTGILPEGIGTEGVTELPTPTDEPVDNGTKDVPGKQTTGDSKVAFVYHSHNRESWYPELTDKTKDPNSKTKNITLVGKRLAQKLEENGVGAQHSDTDYPTAIQNYRWELSYKYSMKTVKEAIASSKDLKFFFDLHRDSQKRKYTTIEIDGKSYAQVYFIIGHKNPNWEQNEAFATKIHDALEKKYPGISRGIWGKTAASGNAEYNQSLASDSVLIEVGGVDNTLAESYRTADALAEVISSIYWADEKVSGAKAN, from the coding sequence ATGAAAAGAAAAATGATGCTGCTGGATATAGGAAGGGAAAGTAAACGTGTGAGACAGCTGCTGGTGACGGGGCGTACATTTGCGCTGCTATCTTTTTGTTCTATGGTGTTTTTTGTGTTGCTAGGTTTTGCAGGGATGGCACATCAGCAAACGACGTCGTCACCTGTCAATTCGATGAAAGGATTCGCCGCGGCAGTATCCGGCGGGTTTTTTGGGGATATGCTAGAGATGGAGATGCCTGCATTTCAGAGCAGCCAACAGGAAGATCCCATTACGGCCAAACAAATAAGCACATTGCTAATGCGTGCCTTGACCGATATTAATCCGAGTGATCCAAGGAGCATGCTGGCAGGGGAACTGCCTGGCATGAGCGTGAATGATGCTTTTCTCATACGAAAAGGGGTAGGGACTGATACTGCAGTAGGGCCAGAGGACAATGCGCCGATTTCTAATGACCTGACGGGCATATTACCAGAGGGCATAGGAACGGAAGGGGTAACTGAGCTGCCGACGCCTACAGACGAGCCAGTCGATAACGGTACGAAGGACGTACCAGGAAAGCAGACAACTGGTGACTCTAAGGTTGCGTTTGTGTATCACTCGCATAATCGGGAATCCTGGTATCCCGAGCTGACAGATAAAACGAAGGATCCTAACTCGAAAACAAAAAATATAACACTTGTGGGCAAACGGCTCGCGCAGAAGCTCGAGGAGAACGGTGTTGGCGCACAGCATTCCGATACCGATTATCCAACAGCCATTCAAAATTACAGATGGGAATTATCCTATAAATATTCGATGAAAACAGTAAAAGAAGCGATTGCCAGCAGCAAGGACTTGAAGTTTTTCTTTGATCTGCATCGTGATTCGCAGAAGCGTAAATATACAACGATCGAGATAGATGGAAAAAGCTACGCTCAGGTGTATTTTATTATCGGTCATAAAAATCCAAACTGGGAACAAAACGAAGCTTTTGCGACTAAAATTCACGATGCTCTTGAAAAAAAATATCCTGGCATCTCGCGCGGCATATGGGGCAAGACAGCGGCATCCGGCAATGCGGAATACAATCAGTCCCTTGCCTCGGATAGCGTCCTGATCGAAGTTGGAGGTGTAGATAATACACTAGCGGAATCCTATCGGACGGCCGATGCGCTTGCTGAGGTGATATCAAGCATTTATTGGGCTGATGAGAAGGTATCGGGAGCTAAGGCTAATTGA
- a CDS encoding deaminase, translating into MNPQTQDTLRKDWDTYFMDIAYMVSTRSQCPRRHVGVVLVQGKKLLGTAYNGAPMGVQDCHEAGCMISEEVEMKLVDGKEQLFKKQRCIRTIHAEQNLLLFTDRTDREGSTVYVTDQPCWTCANMLANSGVVEIVYHRSYPKDSDKVILLMEQKGIVFRCLDHFEPPAQAHMDVTS; encoded by the coding sequence ATGAACCCCCAAACACAGGATACGCTCCGCAAAGATTGGGATACGTATTTTATGGATATTGCTTATATGGTTTCGACACGTTCGCAGTGTCCGCGCAGACATGTTGGCGTAGTCCTGGTACAAGGAAAGAAGCTGTTAGGTACAGCTTATAACGGCGCTCCGATGGGGGTGCAGGATTGCCATGAGGCAGGCTGCATGATCTCGGAGGAGGTTGAAATGAAGCTGGTTGACGGCAAGGAGCAGCTGTTTAAGAAGCAGCGCTGCATTCGAACGATTCATGCGGAGCAAAACTTGCTTTTGTTCACGGATCGAACGGATCGAGAGGGCTCAACCGTCTACGTAACCGATCAGCCTTGCTGGACCTGTGCCAATATGCTCGCGAATAGCGGTGTTGTTGAAATCGTCTACCATCGCAGCTATCCGAAGGATAGCGACAAGGTCATTCTTCTGATGGAGCAAAAGGGCATTGTCTTCCGCTGTTTGGATCATTTCGAGCCACCTGCTCAGGCCCATATGGATGTAACCTCATAG
- a CDS encoding homocysteine synthase, translating into MSEQRKLSLDTLTVHGGQQIDPTTMSRAVPIYQTTSYGFKDTDHAANLFSLQEFGNIYSRIMNPTSDVFEKRVAELEGAPAALAVASGQAAITYAILNIAGAGDEIVSATSLYGGTYNLFSITLAKLGITVRFVDPSDPENFRGAINERTKAVFAETIGNPKGDIIDIEAVAAIAHENGIPFIVDNTFPSPYLCRPIEHGADIVVHSATKFIGGHGTSIGGVIVDGGKFDWKASGKFPGLTEPDPSYNGVVYTDAVGPVAYIIKARVQLLRDMGAAISPFNSFLLLQGLETLHLRMERHSSNAQKVAEFLEAHEAIEWVNYPGLPSHPSYELAQKYLPKGRGAILTFGIKGGVEAGKKVINAVELFSHLANVGDSKSLIIHPASTTHLQLSAEQQANAGVAPGMIRLSIGTEGIEDILADLEQAIAASQQN; encoded by the coding sequence ATGTCAGAACAACGCAAGCTTTCTCTTGATACGCTAACCGTCCACGGAGGCCAACAAATCGATCCGACAACGATGTCGCGCGCGGTACCTATTTACCAAACGACATCGTACGGATTCAAAGATACAGATCATGCAGCGAATCTATTTTCACTGCAGGAATTTGGCAATATTTATTCCAGAATAATGAACCCGACATCGGATGTTTTTGAGAAGCGGGTAGCTGAGCTGGAAGGTGCTCCAGCGGCGCTGGCAGTGGCTTCAGGTCAAGCAGCGATTACATATGCGATTCTGAATATCGCAGGTGCAGGTGACGAGATTGTTTCTGCAACGAGTCTTTACGGCGGTACATACAATCTATTTTCCATTACACTTGCGAAGCTGGGCATTACGGTACGTTTTGTAGACCCATCGGATCCTGAAAATTTCCGCGGCGCTATTAATGAACGTACAAAAGCAGTTTTTGCTGAAACGATCGGCAACCCCAAAGGTGATATTATCGACATAGAAGCTGTTGCTGCAATTGCGCATGAGAACGGTATTCCGTTTATCGTAGACAATACGTTCCCAAGCCCATATTTGTGCAGACCGATTGAGCATGGTGCAGACATTGTCGTTCACTCAGCGACAAAGTTTATCGGCGGCCACGGTACTTCTATCGGGGGTGTCATCGTTGATGGAGGCAAGTTTGACTGGAAAGCAAGCGGCAAGTTCCCGGGCCTAACTGAGCCGGATCCAAGCTACAATGGCGTTGTGTATACCGATGCCGTTGGCCCAGTAGCATATATTATTAAAGCGCGCGTGCAATTGCTTCGCGATATGGGAGCAGCTATTTCACCATTCAACTCCTTCCTCTTGCTGCAAGGTCTTGAGACGCTTCATCTTCGGATGGAACGCCACAGCTCAAATGCACAGAAGGTTGCTGAATTTTTGGAAGCGCACGAAGCTATTGAATGGGTGAATTATCCGGGTCTTCCGAGCCATCCATCCTACGAGCTTGCGCAAAAATATTTGCCTAAAGGCAGAGGCGCAATCTTGACGTTCGGTATTAAAGGCGGCGTGGAAGCGGGCAAAAAAGTAATCAACGCAGTAGAGCTATTCTCGCATTTGGCTAATGTTGGCGATTCGAAGTCGCTGATCATTCATCCGGCAAGCACGACGCATCTTCAGCTTTCCGCTGAGCAGCAAGCGAATGCAGGTGTTGCGCCAGGGATGATTCGTTTGTCTATCGGTACAGAGGGTATCGAGGATATTTTGGCGGATTTGGAACAAGCGATAGCAGCTAGCCAACAAAACTAA
- the holA gene encoding DNA polymerase III subunit delta, producing MDAKEAIKEIKGGRFRPIYVLYGKDRYRVQQFINVLTESMFTVDERELGIVKFDTAETSIEEAVLEAETLPFFVQRKLILIRDATLFCAGGKEGGKLEHRPEKLIQYMENPSESSIIVVSVNAEKLDERRKLVKTLKDRNSLIAFPELDAAQLKQWMIKRAAEQNRTMTADAAELLLSRAGAGMQQLSQEVDKLCLHAGKGGTIDIETASLLTAATVEEDVFALVDAIAELRIDKAIRLYRELLVRREEPIKIAALIARQLRIMLQIKELEQHQYSPQQMAGQLGLHPYAVKLASEKSRKFQVAKLGKLLASLADLDYQMKTGAIDKTLGLELYLLSLGMEKGA from the coding sequence GTGGATGCTAAGGAAGCTATAAAGGAAATCAAAGGCGGTCGTTTTCGACCGATCTATGTGCTGTATGGCAAGGATCGCTATCGCGTACAACAATTCATTAATGTGTTGACGGAATCGATGTTTACTGTAGATGAACGAGAGCTAGGCATTGTGAAGTTTGATACGGCGGAAACCTCCATTGAAGAGGCAGTGCTTGAAGCAGAGACGTTACCGTTTTTCGTTCAGAGGAAGCTGATTCTTATTCGGGATGCTACTCTTTTTTGTGCTGGAGGCAAGGAAGGCGGAAAGCTGGAGCATCGTCCTGAGAAGCTGATTCAATATATGGAAAATCCTTCAGAATCATCGATTATCGTCGTATCTGTCAATGCTGAGAAGCTTGACGAGAGGCGTAAGCTTGTGAAAACGTTAAAGGACCGAAATTCCTTAATCGCCTTTCCTGAGCTTGATGCGGCCCAGCTTAAGCAGTGGATGATCAAGCGTGCTGCTGAGCAAAACCGAACGATGACCGCTGATGCTGCAGAGCTACTGCTTTCGCGCGCAGGGGCAGGCATGCAGCAGCTCTCACAAGAGGTGGACAAGCTCTGTCTGCATGCAGGAAAGGGTGGCACCATCGATATAGAGACGGCCTCGCTTCTAACGGCTGCTACCGTTGAAGAGGACGTATTTGCGCTTGTAGATGCGATTGCTGAGCTTCGTATTGATAAGGCAATCCGATTGTATAGAGAGCTGCTCGTACGCCGTGAGGAGCCGATTAAAATCGCTGCGCTCATTGCAAGGCAATTAAGAATTATGCTGCAGATCAAAGAGCTCGAGCAGCATCAATATTCACCACAGCAAATGGCAGGACAATTAGGGCTGCATCCTTATGCTGTGAAGCTTGCATCAGAGAAAAGCAGAAAGTTTCAAGTGGCAAAGCTTGGCAAGCTGCTGGCTTCGCTTGCTGATTTGGATTATCAAATGAAAACCGGAGCGATAGACAAAACGCTCGGTTTAGAGCTTTATTTGCTTTCCCTCGGCATGGAGAAGGGCGCTTAG
- a CDS encoding zf-HC2 domain-containing protein, with product MNCQEVMELMQRQLDDDLDESENEVLMNHTRQCPDCAAMFERLKLLSAELTSLPKVMPSYSLVDAIMPQLERLELFAQSEATTEPANDLELREAAGRRMKRERRWPSMRIVGGVIAAGIVAGLFLVTYKPGVNWDLSTAEILSTASNNSAADMANEEPKGLAFKMPDSSNGASSSEVKTEAMNKDNKLYGISTDPKVRSSEAEESTQQYESSSIFDPPKFDASTGSESAVPEQQSDGSLDEKSIATDDFQGEQGFAAHNVSVMSPDELYDATVEMYKIRISTTSDQEIVYTSPRKNGELINLSWSEDSSQLTYEVHIEQGAIEKYVIDLATLTEQKAVH from the coding sequence ATGAATTGTCAAGAGGTGATGGAATTAATGCAAAGACAGCTAGATGACGATCTCGATGAAAGCGAGAACGAAGTCTTAATGAACCATACAAGACAGTGTCCGGACTGTGCAGCTATGTTCGAGCGGTTGAAGCTGCTATCCGCCGAGCTTACCAGTCTACCTAAAGTTATGCCAAGCTATAGCTTAGTTGATGCGATAATGCCTCAGCTGGAGAGACTGGAGCTGTTTGCTCAGTCCGAAGCGACAACAGAGCCAGCTAATGATTTAGAGCTGCGTGAAGCAGCGGGACGCAGAATGAAACGGGAACGTCGCTGGCCGTCCATGCGGATTGTTGGCGGGGTTATTGCAGCGGGAATTGTCGCTGGGCTATTTCTCGTAACGTATAAACCAGGTGTGAATTGGGATCTGAGTACAGCAGAAATTTTAAGCACGGCGTCGAATAATTCTGCAGCCGATATGGCTAACGAGGAGCCAAAGGGATTAGCTTTCAAAATGCCCGATTCGAGTAATGGCGCTTCTAGCTCGGAGGTCAAAACCGAAGCCATGAATAAAGATAACAAATTATATGGCATCTCAACTGATCCTAAAGTTAGATCATCGGAAGCGGAGGAATCAACCCAGCAATATGAATCCTCTTCGATTTTTGATCCACCAAAGTTTGATGCAAGCACAGGCAGTGAATCAGCAGTACCGGAGCAGCAGAGTGATGGCAGCTTAGATGAAAAAAGTATTGCGACCGATGATTTTCAAGGTGAGCAGGGCTTTGCCGCACACAACGTATCAGTGATGTCTCCGGATGAGCTGTATGATGCGACAGTAGAGATGTATAAGATTAGGATTTCCACTACATCAGATCAGGAAATTGTTTATACGTCTCCTCGCAAAAATGGAGAGCTCATAAATCTGAGCTGGTCTGAGGATAGCTCGCAGTTGACTTATGAGGTTCATATCGAGCAAGGTGCAATTGAAAAGTATGTGATTGATCTAGCTACTCTGACAGAGCAGAAGGCAGTGCATTAA
- a CDS encoding transposase, whose protein sequence is MEKRETWKKRGIVKQILKDHFHGFWELHANLFPEELQKAIPEAVNKATRCGTKDMGYARYECMGCTEGKPEPVIICFTCKSRFCHGCGKKYTDDWAEKQQERILNVPHRHTVFTVPKELRKYFFEDRSRLNELSKEVAKVIQYYYRRKNKSKQYDVGVITVIHTFGRDLKFNPHIHALVTEGALDCHKQWKSVEYISFTYLRKSWQKLLMDLMLKWHPGDAKVKTLVNQLYSRYKHGFYVNAEQRMKDARGAAKYIGRYLARPAIAEYRIIKYDYHTVHYWYEDHQTGKRIDVVAPVMKFIYALVQHIPPKHFRMVGRYGLYSRSKNKESQKIINLWRYMVHKQIEMTFPPKEKRRKTYRQRMLETYERDPIACPCCKQTMLLVVIWHADYGRIYYYDEESERAYKKKWGVRANERKERQETG, encoded by the coding sequence ATGGAGAAGCGAGAAACATGGAAGAAACGAGGGATCGTGAAACAGATCTTGAAGGATCATTTTCATGGGTTTTGGGAACTTCATGCGAATCTATTCCCGGAAGAACTGCAGAAAGCGATACCGGAAGCCGTAAACAAGGCAACGCGATGCGGCACGAAGGATATGGGTTACGCGAGATATGAATGTATGGGTTGTACGGAGGGAAAACCGGAACCGGTCATTATCTGTTTTACTTGTAAGAGTCGGTTTTGTCATGGATGCGGAAAGAAATACACCGATGACTGGGCAGAAAAGCAACAGGAGCGAATCCTGAATGTCCCCCATCGTCATACCGTGTTTACGGTACCAAAAGAGTTGAGGAAATACTTCTTTGAGGATCGGAGTCGTTTGAACGAGCTTAGTAAAGAAGTGGCGAAGGTCATCCAATATTACTATCGGCGTAAAAATAAGAGCAAACAGTATGACGTGGGCGTCATTACGGTCATTCATACGTTTGGAAGGGATCTAAAGTTTAATCCGCATATTCATGCCCTGGTTACGGAAGGTGCGTTAGATTGCCATAAGCAGTGGAAGAGTGTGGAGTATATTTCTTTTACCTACTTGAGAAAGTCATGGCAGAAGCTACTTATGGATTTAATGTTGAAGTGGCATCCTGGCGATGCGAAGGTAAAAACGTTGGTAAACCAACTGTACAGTCGGTACAAGCATGGATTTTATGTCAACGCAGAACAACGAATGAAGGATGCCCGTGGAGCGGCCAAGTATATTGGACGTTATCTGGCTCGTCCGGCAATCGCAGAGTATCGCATTATAAAGTATGACTACCATACGGTACATTACTGGTACGAAGATCATCAGACAGGAAAGAGGATCGATGTCGTAGCCCCTGTCATGAAATTCATTTATGCCCTGGTGCAGCATATCCCGCCGAAGCATTTTCGAATGGTAGGCAGGTATGGCCTGTACAGCAGAAGTAAGAATAAGGAGTCGCAAAAGATCATTAACTTATGGCGGTACATGGTCCATAAACAGATTGAAATGACGTTCCCGCCGAAGGAAAAGAGAAGAAAGACGTACCGTCAGCGGATGTTGGAGACTTATGAACGGGATCCGATCGCCTGTCCCTGCTGCAAACAAACCATGTTGCTTGTGGTTATTTGGCATGCAGACTATGGGCGAATTTATTATTATGATGAGGAAAGTGAACGAGCGTATAAGAAGAAATGGGGGGTTCGGGCTAATGAACGAAAGGAAAGGCAAGAAACAGGATAG
- a CDS encoding DNA internalization-related competence protein ComEC/Rec2, with protein MGMNRRPLIWFAIAWTFGSAAAAGLGSRGALLAAGAAALLALAAVLCRQATWQLAAVCTLAVGLAAGERMWADARNVTELPELLAAAEADGPRAAYAAEAVGTIVSATEVDGDRAMFRVAVHSVHVAGETAAREVRERVLVHVRLAVQPEQAVAAAWQRGEQVRLTGELTRPVGASNSGGFDYRRYLSSQRIHWLLKVQGTGAVEAAPGPKWTAAAMLGRVDAARAYLGARMDVLYPASQSGYMKGLVLGIREDLDPEQFQQFSRLGLTHILAISGLHVAVFLYVLGVSLRLARMSRERILLVLILSVPLYVLLSGASPSVVRAGLMSVLGLLAARMGKLKDGLHLIAAAAVLMLICDPFFLENVSFQLSFIVTIGLIIGVQPVRRVMPKWKRGKPLLDLAAVTLVAQIVSFPVSIYYFNQFHILSMVANFVLVPFISFVVMPLGAVSLLLAIPWEGGGKLLAFASHYANDWTFAIVDQLAQVDTLRTIWRSPPLWWVAISLALLGFFFRTLNKWTQGRAEESASESEETAPLAAAPAYHLHIARPNRGLSIRLYMSVFMLLALLCYAYMPDLLDRKGAVSFIDVGQGDAVHIRTPTGKHILIDGGGTLSFVKPGEEWKVRSSPFEVGQKVLVPLLLKRGVRAIDILVISHLDSDHIRGLKAVLETIPVRSIWWNGTVKEAEDAEALLKQALRLNIPMYSVKAGMSQQLDHATEVRVLWPLADHERDAVIMQKEQNESSVVLSIELYHSAFLFTGDINAATERSIIRNEQRSTSDSSSPSDITIMKIAHHGSRFSTSSEWLNYWKPIGTVASVGATNSYGHPHPDVLSRLEQARAAFWRTDSDGEVRFTVTEKGVQTFGK; from the coding sequence ATGGGGATGAATCGGCGACCGCTCATTTGGTTTGCGATAGCTTGGACTTTTGGAAGCGCCGCGGCTGCAGGTCTAGGCAGCCGCGGCGCTTTGCTTGCAGCCGGAGCTGCGGCGCTGCTGGCGCTGGCCGCTGTGCTTTGCAGGCAGGCGACGTGGCAGCTCGCTGCTGTATGCACTTTGGCAGTTGGCCTTGCCGCGGGAGAGCGGATGTGGGCGGATGCCCGCAACGTGACCGAGCTGCCGGAGCTGCTGGCCGCCGCTGAGGCGGATGGACCGCGAGCTGCGTATGCGGCGGAAGCGGTGGGCACGATCGTGTCGGCGACGGAGGTCGACGGCGACCGCGCGATGTTTCGCGTGGCGGTGCATAGCGTCCACGTCGCGGGTGAGACTGCGGCTCGCGAGGTACGCGAGCGTGTGCTCGTGCATGTCCGGCTGGCTGTGCAGCCGGAGCAGGCTGTCGCCGCGGCTTGGCAGCGCGGCGAGCAAGTGCGCTTGACCGGCGAGCTGACGCGGCCGGTCGGCGCATCCAATAGCGGCGGCTTCGATTACCGCCGCTATCTCAGCAGCCAGAGAATCCACTGGCTGCTCAAAGTGCAGGGCACCGGCGCCGTCGAAGCGGCGCCGGGCCCGAAGTGGACCGCGGCCGCGATGCTCGGCCGCGTCGATGCCGCGCGCGCCTATCTTGGCGCGCGGATGGATGTATTGTATCCCGCCTCACAGTCGGGATACATGAAGGGGCTGGTCCTCGGCATACGCGAGGACCTCGATCCCGAGCAGTTCCAGCAATTTTCGCGGCTGGGACTTACTCATATATTGGCCATTTCAGGACTTCATGTGGCTGTATTCTTATATGTACTGGGCGTCTCGCTGCGTCTCGCCCGAATGAGCCGCGAGCGCATATTGCTGGTGCTTATTTTATCTGTTCCCCTGTATGTGCTGCTCTCCGGGGCATCTCCCTCAGTAGTGCGAGCGGGTCTGATGTCGGTGCTAGGTTTGCTGGCAGCCCGCATGGGGAAGCTGAAGGATGGTCTGCACTTAATAGCCGCAGCCGCAGTATTGATGCTGATATGCGATCCGTTCTTTCTCGAAAATGTAAGCTTTCAGCTTTCGTTTATCGTCACGATCGGTCTAATTATTGGCGTGCAGCCAGTGCGCAGGGTGATGCCAAAGTGGAAGCGTGGCAAACCGCTGCTTGATCTGGCAGCCGTTACACTCGTTGCTCAAATCGTCTCCTTTCCAGTTTCGATCTATTATTTTAATCAGTTTCATATTTTATCAATGGTCGCTAATTTTGTGCTCGTTCCGTTTATTAGCTTCGTTGTTATGCCCCTTGGAGCGGTGTCGCTCCTGCTTGCGATACCGTGGGAGGGCGGCGGAAAGCTGCTTGCCTTTGCTTCGCATTATGCGAATGATTGGACATTTGCCATTGTTGATCAATTAGCTCAGGTAGACACGCTCAGAACAATTTGGCGTTCGCCGCCGTTGTGGTGGGTGGCCATCTCGCTTGCTCTACTTGGGTTTTTCTTTCGTACGCTAAATAAGTGGACTCAAGGCAGAGCCGAAGAGTCAGCCTCAGAATCTGAGGAAACGGCGCCGCTTGCAGCTGCTCCTGCATATCATCTGCATATAGCGCGACCAAATAGAGGCTTAAGCATCCGTTTGTACATGAGTGTATTTATGCTGCTCGCCTTGCTTTGTTATGCCTATATGCCGGATTTATTAGATCGAAAAGGGGCTGTCAGCTTCATAGATGTTGGTCAAGGGGATGCCGTTCATATTCGCACACCAACCGGTAAACATATTTTAATCGATGGCGGGGGGACATTGTCCTTCGTGAAGCCGGGAGAGGAATGGAAGGTGCGAAGCAGTCCCTTTGAGGTCGGCCAGAAGGTGCTTGTTCCGCTGCTGCTCAAAAGAGGAGTTCGAGCTATTGATATTCTCGTTATTTCACATTTAGATAGTGATCACATCCGTGGTCTAAAGGCGGTGCTGGAGACGATCCCCGTCCGCAGTATTTGGTGGAATGGTACGGTGAAGGAGGCAGAGGATGCCGAGGCTTTGCTGAAGCAGGCATTGCGCTTAAACATTCCGATGTACAGCGTGAAAGCAGGAATGAGCCAGCAGCTGGATCATGCAACCGAGGTGCGCGTGTTATGGCCGCTAGCTGATCATGAACGTGATGCGGTCATTATGCAGAAGGAACAAAATGAAAGCAGTGTCGTTTTATCCATCGAGCTTTATCATTCTGCCTTCCTTTTTACTGGTGATATAAACGCTGCAACCGAACGCTCGATTATTCGAAATGAACAGCGGTCGACTTCCGATAGTTCAAGTCCGTCTGACATAACGATTATGAAGATCGCCCATCATGGCAGCCGTTTCTCGACGAGCAGTGAATGGCTGAATTACTGGAAACCGATCGGGACCGTAGCATCAGTCGGTGCTACAAACAGCTATGGGCATCCTCACCCTGACGTCCTTAGCAGACTTGAGCAAGCGCGCGCAGCATTTTGGCGGACAGACTCGGATGGTGAGGTTCGGTTTACTGTCACAGAAAAAGGAGTGCAGACGTTCGGAAAATAG
- the rpsT gene encoding 30S ribosomal protein S20, which yields MPNIKSAIKRVKTNEKRRALNASQKSALRSAVKIADQAIAGTDVDAAKAALIAATKKLDKAATKGLIHKNAASRKKSRLAKRLNAISAQA from the coding sequence ATGCCAAATATTAAATCCGCGATTAAACGCGTTAAAACAAACGAAAAGCGTCGTGCTTTGAATGCTTCCCAAAAATCCGCACTTCGTTCGGCTGTTAAAATTGCAGACCAAGCTATCGCTGGCACTGATGTAGATGCTGCTAAAGCAGCACTTATCGCTGCAACGAAAAAATTGGACAAAGCAGCAACTAAAGGCCTGATTCATAAAAATGCGGCTTCCCGCAAAAAATCACGTCTTGCGAAAAGACTAAATGCCATTTCGGCTCAAGCCTAA